A region of the Stieleria neptunia genome:
AAGCGTCGTTGCTCGAGGCGATGCAGGAGCGGCAAGTCACGGTCGGACGAACCCGCCACCCGCTGCCCAACCCGTTCTTTGTGCTCGCCACGCAGAACCCGATCGAACAGGAAGGCACCTACCCGCTGCCCGAAGCGCAGCAGGACCGTTTCATGTTCAAAGTGTATGTCGAATACCCCTCGTTTGACGAGGAATTCGAAGTCGCACGGCGCACCACCGGCATGGAAACCGGGGACGTCCAAGCGGTGCTCAACGCCGAAGAGATCATCCGTTTGCAAGACCTGGTGCGGCGCGTTCCGGTCAGCGATCACGTGGTGCGTTACGCGCTCTCGTTGGTCCGCCAAACCCGCGTCGGCGACAACGGCGTGCCGGATTTCGTCAACGATCTGGTCGGCTGGGGAGCCGGTCCGCGGGCCGTCCAGTTTCTGATCCTCGGCGGCAAGGCCCGGGCGCTGCTGGAAGGTCGTTTTCACGTCTCGATCGATGACATCCAAAAACTGGCCAAACCCGTCCTCCGTCACCGCATGGTGGTGAATTTTGCCGCCGAAAGTGACGGGGTGACCAGTGACAATGTGATCGATCGCATCGTAGCGGCGACACCGACGACCGAAGACGAGCTTTCGCGTGATGCCCGATTCCAAAAAATATTTGCGTCCTGAAGTCACGCAGCGAATCCGTCGAATGGAATTGACGGCGCGTCGGGTGGTCGAAGGATTCCTGTCGGGCATGCACCGCAGCCCTTATTTCGGCCAGTCGATCGAATTCCTGCAGCACCGCCAGTACAACACCGGTGACGAGCTTCGTCATATCGATTGGAAGGTGTACGCGCGGCAGGATCGCTTGCACATCAAACAGTACGAAGAAGAAACGAATCTGCGATTGACGTTGCTGGTCGACCGCAGTGCCAGCATGTCGTATGGCGAAGGCGAAACAAATAAATTTGATTACTCCGCTTCCATCGCCGCCTCGCTGGCCTACCTGGCCTTGCGCCAGAAAGATGCCTGCGGGGTGATCACGTTTGACACCGAAGTCCGTGACATCGTGCCGGCCAAAAGCAATCAACAACAACTCGCGCGGATCCTGGCGATGCTGGACCAGGTGGGCGCCGACGGCCGAACCGATCTGATCCGCGTTGCCAAACAGGTCGGCCAAGCAATCCCCCGTCGTGGGTTGGTGCTGATCGTCTCGGACTTGCTGGGAATCGACTCGCTGGTCGAAGGCATGCGGGTGCTGCGTTCGCGCGGCCACGACGTCGCCTTGTTCCACGTCTTGCATGACGACGAGATCGAGTTCCCCTTCAACGGTGCGACGCGGTTCGAAGGGCTCGAAAGCGACGACATGCTCAATTGCAATCCCCGCGCGCTGAGACAAGGTTACGTCGAGGCGCTCGATCAATTCTTGAACGCGACGCGCAAAGCGTGTGGCCGGCTTTCGATCGATTACATCCAAGTCCGAACCAGCGATCCGCTGGATGCCCTGCTGGCACGATTCCTGTCGCACCGCACCTCGCTTCCCAAGCTACGTCGGTAAGGAGGCCGCGAACCATGTTCTTGTATCCCGCTCTGCTGGCCGGTTTCGCCTTCGTCGCGGTTCCGTTGTTGGTCCACCTGATCAACATGCTCCGTCATCGTCGACGACGTTGGGCGGCGATGGATTTTTTGTTGGCCAGTTATCGGAAACAAAAAAAGTGGCTGCGTCTGCGGCAGTTGTTGCTGTTGTTGACACGTCTGGCCGTCGCCGCGGTGTTGGTCATGATGCTGTGCGGATGGACCGGCGGCCGTCAAATCCTGGGCGCCCTGGGTGGGCAAACCACGCACCACATCATCATCCTGGACGACAGTTATTCGATGGGCGACGTCAGCGGGGGCGGTGAAACGACGTCCTATGATCGGGCCCTGCAGGCGTTGCAACAGTTGACGCAGCGGCTGGTCAACGACGAAGGCAATCATCAATTGACGGTGATGCGCGCCAGCCGCGCCGCCCTGGCCGTCCAGGGTGGCAGCGATTCCGGCGACGTCGCTGCGGACCTGTCCAGCCAAACCGTGCTGGGCGACAGCAGCCTGATCGCACGCGTGATGGCGACCGCGGTGTCACCGATT
Encoded here:
- a CDS encoding DUF58 domain-containing protein gives rise to the protein MRPEVTQRIRRMELTARRVVEGFLSGMHRSPYFGQSIEFLQHRQYNTGDELRHIDWKVYARQDRLHIKQYEEETNLRLTLLVDRSASMSYGEGETNKFDYSASIAASLAYLALRQKDACGVITFDTEVRDIVPAKSNQQQLARILAMLDQVGADGRTDLIRVAKQVGQAIPRRGLVLIVSDLLGIDSLVEGMRVLRSRGHDVALFHVLHDDEIEFPFNGATRFEGLESDDMLNCNPRALRQGYVEALDQFLNATRKACGRLSIDYIQVRTSDPLDALLARFLSHRTSLPKLRR
- a CDS encoding AAA family ATPase, producing the protein MDNSVESAGNDGAAMGELSAADAARLNDAKKQISQELGKVIVGQQEVIEEIMIGLFSRGHVLLEGVPGLAKTLMISTLARTMDLAFSRVQFTPDLMPADVTGTEIIEEDRSTGHRGFRFMEGPLFANIILADEINRTPPKTQASLLEAMQERQVTVGRTRHPLPNPFFVLATQNPIEQEGTYPLPEAQQDRFMFKVYVEYPSFDEEFEVARRTTGMETGDVQAVLNAEEIIRLQDLVRRVPVSDHVVRYALSLVRQTRVGDNGVPDFVNDLVGWGAGPRAVQFLILGGKARALLEGRFHVSIDDIQKLAKPVLRHRMVVNFAAESDGVTSDNVIDRIVAATPTTEDELSRDARFQKIFAS